One part of the bacterium genome encodes these proteins:
- a CDS encoding YebC/PmpR family DNA-binding transcriptional regulator yields MSGHSKWATIKRKKGATDAKRGRIFSKLIKEITVAAKMGGGDIGGNPRLRTAVDAAKAENMPHDNIQRAIKRGSGELEGVNYEEITYEAYGPGGVAIMIEVLTDNKNRTVAEIRHLLGKGGGNMGESGSVGWIFHKKGTITVDKKAASEETLMEVALDAGAEDIQDLGDAFDVTTDPSAFEAVLNAIKAKGIQPIRAALGLVPQNSVQLSGEAAEKMLKLMENVEDHDDVQNVYANFDISEAEMEKLAK; encoded by the coding sequence ATGTCGGGTCATTCCAAATGGGCAACGATCAAACGCAAGAAAGGCGCCACCGACGCCAAGCGCGGCCGCATCTTCTCCAAGCTGATCAAGGAAATCACCGTCGCCGCCAAGATGGGCGGCGGCGACATCGGCGGCAATCCGCGCCTCCGGACCGCGGTCGACGCGGCCAAGGCCGAGAACATGCCCCACGACAACATCCAGCGCGCCATCAAGCGCGGCTCGGGCGAGCTCGAAGGCGTGAACTACGAAGAGATCACCTACGAAGCCTATGGTCCCGGCGGCGTGGCCATCATGATCGAGGTTTTGACCGACAATAAAAACCGCACCGTCGCCGAGATCCGCCATTTGCTGGGCAAAGGCGGCGGCAACATGGGCGAATCGGGCTCGGTCGGCTGGATCTTCCACAAGAAGGGCACCATTACCGTCGATAAAAAGGCCGCCAGCGAAGAGACGCTGATGGAAGTGGCCCTCGATGCCGGCGCCGAGGACATCCAAGATTTGGGCGACGCCTTCGACGTGACCACCGACCCCTCCGCCTTCGAGGCGGTGCTGAACGCCATCAAGGCCAAGGGCATTCAGCCGATCCGGGCAGCCCTCGGCTTGGTGCCGCAAAATTCGGTTCAGCTCAGCGGCGAGGCCGCCGAGAAAATGCTGAAGCTCATGGAGAACGTCGAGGACCACGACGACGTTCAAAACGTCTACGCCAACTTCGACATTTCCGAAGCCGAAATGGAGAAGCTGGCGAAATAG
- the ruvC gene encoding crossover junction endodeoxyribonuclease RuvC, with protein sequence MRILGIDPGCVVTGYGLVEEIKGRSLHIDNGGIFPPTKLAFGDRICFIHDRVEALLQLHSPDAVAIENIFVAKNVSSTLKLGHARGAAMVAVARAKLPLHEYTALQVKQAVTGYGHASKEQIQRMVKALLKLPGEAFADASDALAVALCHLSSYRMARKVKVG encoded by the coding sequence ATGAGGATACTGGGCATCGATCCGGGTTGTGTCGTCACCGGCTATGGTCTGGTCGAGGAGATCAAGGGCCGCAGCCTGCACATCGACAACGGGGGAATCTTCCCGCCCACCAAGCTCGCCTTCGGCGACCGGATCTGCTTCATCCATGACCGGGTCGAAGCGCTGCTCCAGCTCCACTCGCCCGACGCCGTCGCCATCGAAAACATCTTCGTCGCCAAGAACGTCAGCAGCACTCTCAAGCTCGGCCATGCCCGCGGAGCCGCCATGGTCGCGGTGGCCCGAGCCAAGCTGCCGCTCCATGAGTATACCGCCCTCCAAGTCAAGCAGGCGGTGACCGGTTACGGCCATGCTTCCAAGGAGCAAATTCAAAGGATGGTGAAGGCTCTGCTCAAGCTGCCGGGCGAAGCCTTCGCCGACGCCTCCGATGCCTTGGCGGTGGCGCTCTGCCATCTCAGCTCCTACCGGATGGCCCGAAAGGTGAAAGTCGGATGA
- the ruvA gene encoding Holliday junction branch migration protein RuvA, with translation MIAYLQGTLAEVGPDYAVVLTGGVGYLVFLPKNVLLSLPLPGSEVELKIHTVVREDNISLYGFKRSSEKELFLKLIQVSNVGPKLALTIMSGLPVEDLAAAIRSEDLVRLTAISGIGKKTAERLIVELKDKVLAWLGHGESAMEVHPSAPTSLSEEATSALMNLGYTRQEAQKALKSVPGAAELPLERLVREGLKALS, from the coding sequence ATGATCGCCTACCTTCAAGGAACGCTTGCCGAAGTCGGGCCGGATTACGCGGTGGTGCTCACCGGCGGCGTCGGTTACCTGGTTTTTCTTCCCAAGAACGTCCTGCTTTCGCTGCCCCTGCCCGGCTCCGAGGTCGAGCTCAAAATTCACACCGTCGTCCGCGAGGACAATATCAGCCTTTACGGCTTCAAGCGCTCTTCCGAAAAGGAGCTCTTCCTCAAGCTGATCCAGGTCAGCAACGTCGGCCCCAAGTTGGCCCTCACCATCATGTCGGGCCTGCCGGTCGAGGACTTGGCCGCGGCGATCCGCAGCGAGGACTTGGTCCGGCTCACGGCCATCTCCGGGATCGGCAAAAAAACCGCCGAGCGCCTCATCGTGGAGTTGAAAGATAAAGTCTTGGCCTGGCTCGGCCATGGCGAGTCGGCGATGGAAGTTCATCCCTCGGCGCCAACCTCGCTTTCCGAAGAGGCGACCAGCGCCTTGATGAACCTTGGTTACACCCGACAAGAGGCCCAAAAGGCGCTGAAGTCGGTGCCCGGCGCCGCCGAGCTTCCCTTGGAGCGGCTGGTCCGCGAAGGGCTGAAGGCTTTATCTTAA
- a CDS encoding DUF4153 domain-containing protein yields MQSSHEEASSGLAAIRLAAGRALRRFPGVLIVATLASVVFIHGLLTDRLGAESPHWMLLIPCILGISWLYSLSLIAERRWKGRWKTLGPLLIGAATLALYYWRIRTFPPSSHPLSFILEIAGLAVALHLFAAYAPFLGYRQPRAFWEYNRRIFLRFLLGLLFSGTLMLGITLFLVVLRSILAKFPLEILQIVLSVLLVGVFNTWFFLAGVPEDFDGLEAAPQPYPRALKFFAQFVLLPLILIIGASLALWMLIKLSGGFSLQATGVSAFLTLGGFGLLTYLLLYPLEEDARQRWLKIYRRGFFLALFPFLAIFAIQAFGLVQKFGWTPPRYYGLIFLVWGAALCLYLVLSRRPHIAWIPVSLSLLALATVAGPWSAVPLTQASQKNRLAKMLGNPLPIDQARLRTLDPKRRTQLESQVAYVEESLGCEALQPYFGELLGSRHHEESPCSTMDVLRVLRRDPALPPEELEVEVVNINFLEQSSNEALNIRGYDLYFSSSAIQFLEAGQSSSDCNQYAGSPPLCVRRGTESYRIEVFRQGRRLGDIDLEPMVQALLKKHASEKIKAGEDAHYRTFDLPPSDMSFETRLGGRPARIDFEHLRLEQRGQRISPESVRFSLLFQERT; encoded by the coding sequence ATGCAATCTTCTCACGAAGAAGCCTCCAGTGGACTAGCGGCCATCCGGCTTGCCGCCGGCCGTGCCCTGCGACGCTTTCCCGGCGTCCTGATCGTGGCCACCCTAGCCTCGGTGGTATTCATCCATGGCCTGCTGACCGACCGCCTCGGCGCCGAATCTCCCCATTGGATGTTGCTGATTCCCTGCATCTTGGGGATTTCCTGGCTCTACAGCTTGAGCTTGATCGCCGAGCGCCGTTGGAAAGGTCGCTGGAAAACGCTCGGGCCATTGTTGATCGGCGCGGCGACTCTGGCGCTTTATTACTGGCGGATTCGGACCTTCCCGCCTTCCTCCCATCCTCTCTCCTTCATCCTCGAAATCGCGGGGCTGGCCGTGGCCCTCCATCTCTTCGCCGCCTACGCCCCCTTTCTCGGCTATCGGCAACCCCGGGCTTTTTGGGAATACAACCGCCGCATTTTTTTGCGCTTCCTCTTGGGGCTGCTTTTCTCGGGGACCTTGATGCTCGGCATCACCCTCTTCTTGGTGGTGCTGCGATCCATTCTGGCGAAATTCCCGCTCGAGATCCTCCAGATCGTGCTGTCGGTGCTGCTCGTCGGCGTGTTCAACACCTGGTTTTTCCTCGCCGGCGTTCCCGAGGATTTCGATGGCTTGGAAGCCGCTCCCCAACCCTATCCGCGGGCTTTGAAATTTTTCGCTCAATTCGTCCTGCTTCCGCTGATCCTGATCATCGGCGCCTCGCTGGCGCTCTGGATGCTGATCAAGCTTTCGGGCGGCTTTTCGCTGCAGGCCACCGGCGTCAGCGCCTTCCTGACGCTGGGCGGCTTCGGACTTTTGACCTACCTCTTGCTCTACCCGCTGGAAGAAGATGCCCGGCAGCGCTGGTTGAAAATCTACCGCCGAGGCTTTTTCCTGGCCCTCTTCCCCTTCTTGGCGATCTTCGCCATTCAGGCCTTCGGGTTGGTGCAAAAGTTCGGCTGGACGCCGCCGCGCTATTACGGCTTGATTTTCTTGGTCTGGGGCGCGGCCCTCTGCCTTTATCTCGTCCTGTCGCGCCGGCCCCACATCGCCTGGATTCCCGTCAGCTTGAGCCTATTGGCCCTGGCCACCGTGGCCGGTCCCTGGAGCGCCGTGCCCTTGACCCAGGCCAGCCAAAAGAACCGTCTCGCGAAAATGCTCGGCAATCCCCTCCCGATCGACCAAGCCCGGCTGCGGACTCTCGATCCCAAGCGGCGGACTCAACTCGAAAGCCAGGTCGCCTACGTCGAGGAAAGCCTCGGCTGCGAAGCTCTCCAACCTTATTTCGGCGAGCTACTGGGCAGCCGTCATCATGAAGAGAGCCCTTGCTCGACGATGGACGTTCTCCGGGTCTTGCGGCGCGATCCCGCGCTGCCGCCGGAAGAGCTCGAGGTCGAGGTCGTGAACATCAATTTCCTGGAGCAAAGCTCGAATGAGGCCTTGAATATCCGGGGTTACGATCTTTATTTCAGCTCCTCGGCGATCCAATTTCTCGAGGCCGGCCAAAGCAGCTCCGACTGCAACCAATATGCGGGCTCGCCGCCGCTCTGCGTCCGGCGCGGTACCGAGAGCTACCGCATCGAGGTTTTTCGCCAGGGCCGCCGCTTGGGCGACATCGATCTCGAGCCGATGGTTCAAGCGCTGCTGAAAAAGCACGCCTCCGAGAAAATCAAGGCCGGCGAGGATGCCCATTACCGGACCTTCGACTTGCCGCCCTCCGATATGAGCTTCGAGACCCGGCTCGGCGGCCGGCCGGCCCGGATCGATTTCGAGCATCTACGGTTGGAGCAGCGCGGCCAGCGGATTTCGCCGGAGTCGGTGAGATTTTCGCTGTTGTTTCAGGAAAGGACTTAA
- the ruvB gene encoding Holliday junction branch migration DNA helicase RuvB: MSRENLHLDAAAALPEEELIDRSLRPQSLADYVGQTGIKEKLAIFIQAAKQRGEPLDHCLFSGPPGLGKTSLANIIANEMGANIKSTSGPAIERPGDLAALLTNLEEKDVLFIDEIHRLNTTVEEILYPAMEDFQLDIVIGQGPSAKTIKLDLPRFTLVGATTRAGLLTSPLRDRFGVVARLDFYSTEELATIVKRSARILEIPTTEEGAGELAKRARGTPRIVNRLLKRSRDYAQVKAAGLLDAQVARAALQLLEVDEKGFDHMDRKILTTILEKFGGGPVGVETLSSAISEEKDTIEDVYEPFLIQCGFIQRTPRGRIATDLAYQYFGLTRPASNKQENLF, translated from the coding sequence ATGTCGCGAGAGAATCTCCATCTCGACGCCGCCGCGGCTCTTCCCGAAGAGGAGCTGATCGACCGCTCGCTTCGCCCCCAAAGCTTGGCCGACTACGTCGGACAGACCGGCATCAAGGAGAAGCTCGCCATCTTCATCCAAGCCGCCAAGCAGCGCGGCGAGCCCTTGGACCATTGCCTCTTCTCGGGCCCACCCGGCTTGGGCAAGACCTCGCTGGCCAATATCATCGCCAACGAAATGGGGGCCAACATCAAGTCGACCTCGGGCCCGGCCATCGAGCGCCCCGGCGATCTGGCGGCCCTCCTCACCAACCTCGAAGAGAAAGACGTCCTCTTCATCGACGAGATCCATCGGCTCAACACCACCGTCGAGGAGATCCTCTACCCGGCAATGGAAGACTTTCAGCTCGACATCGTCATCGGCCAAGGCCCTTCGGCCAAGACGATCAAGCTCGATTTGCCGCGCTTCACCTTGGTCGGGGCCACGACTCGGGCCGGCCTCCTGACTTCGCCGCTCCGCGACCGCTTCGGGGTGGTGGCCCGGCTCGATTTTTACAGCACCGAGGAATTGGCGACCATCGTCAAGCGTTCGGCCCGGATCCTCGAGATCCCGACCACCGAGGAAGGCGCCGGCGAGCTGGCCAAGCGGGCCCGGGGCACCCCGCGCATCGTCAACCGCCTGCTCAAGCGTTCCCGCGACTATGCCCAGGTCAAGGCCGCCGGCCTGCTCGATGCCCAGGTCGCCCGGGCCGCCCTCCAACTGCTCGAAGTCGATGAAAAGGGCTTCGATCACATGGACCGCAAGATCCTCACCACCATCCTGGAAAAATTCGGCGGCGGCCCGGTCGGCGTCGAAACCTTGAGCAGCGCGATCAGCGAGGAGAAAGACACCATCGAAGACGTTTATGAGCCCTTTCTCATCCAATGCGGATTCATCCAGCGCACCCCGCGCGGCCGCATCGCCACCGATTTGGCTTATCAATATTTTGGACTGACCCGGCCGGCGTCCAATAAGCAGGAGAATTTGTTTTAG
- a CDS encoding septum formation initiator family protein, with protein MRSKSDNKKAARDRRLKPMLTRFFLGGTLFIIFGFGLLTLFSNNGILDLLRLKTLYRTLQGENSELLTQQEELRAEVERLKDPRHLEYLARERFGYMRPNEVFVVLDSPAEKPAPTQSPVDKE; from the coding sequence TTGCGCTCCAAATCCGACAACAAAAAAGCCGCTCGCGACCGTCGCCTCAAGCCGATGCTCACCCGCTTCTTTCTCGGCGGCACTCTCTTCATTATTTTCGGTTTCGGCCTCCTGACCCTCTTCAGCAACAACGGCATCCTCGATTTGCTCCGCCTCAAGACTCTGTACAGAACTCTCCAGGGAGAAAATTCCGAGCTCCTGACCCAGCAGGAAGAGCTCCGGGCCGAGGTCGAAAGGCTGAAGGACCCCCGGCATCTCGAATACTTAGCCCGAGAACGCTTCGGTTACATGCGACCCAACGAGGTCTTCGTCGTCCTCGACTCACCGGCCGAAAAGCCCGCCCCGACTCAGTCCCCAGTTGACAAGGAATGA